AAATAATAAATAAATTTCAGTATAACTTATTCACTAATGAAATTACACCACCAACGATAGTCAAACTACAAAATATAATATTAAACAAATAAAATTATTATTAAAACACTATCTTAAACTAAAGTACAACTTAACTATTCAAAATGAAAAGAATTAATAAATCTCTTTCTCACAAATAATGAAATTACGTTAAAATAAGATTAGATCAAAATCTATTATTATAATCAATAAATCTTTACCCATACTATTCAAATATGAAATTATACTAACCAATATGGTTACTTTGTAAAACATAATATTAAATAAATAAAATTACTGTCAAATTCACGTTCTAATCGTTATCTGAATACTACAGATCTACAACGACTAACATTCAGAAAATTGTAATTTCACCAACTGTATAACTACTACAAATTTTTATTATTATAATAAATAAATTTCTATATTACTTGCTAAGACATAAAATTATACTATCACTATCAATTAGATTAAGAATTATTATATTAAATAAATAATTCTACTGTTAAAACGCAATGCTAACATTATAGCACTAATCTACAGATTATCGCAAAGCTAAAAATAATAAAATATGCTATGCATTCCCCTCTATCTAGGGTTGGGTTTGGGGCGTTAGCCCCATTATTTTAAGGCCGGAACCTTGTGAACGTAGTGAATAAGGGTCCGTCAGGTATGGGCGATAGCCCATCATATATTCTTTGTTTCAATACAATAAACTAAAAATGAAATTTAGAAAGAAATAGAGAAAGAAAGTAACATAAAGAAAGATATAAAGAAAGAGTATATATTATTATATATTATATATAACTATAGTATCCCTATAACTTATAGTTTTAGAGATATATTAATATTTATTTATATATTATAATATTATTACTTATGTCTAATACTATTAGTTTATCTATAACTATTAGTTTATTTATATACTAACATAAATATTAATTATTTTTTCAAACTTTAAAAATTAAATTATTTTCCGATATAGAAATATTTTGAATATATTTTTCCTGTTAATTGTTTGTTTTTGTCTTTTGTTTATAGAAAAATTTGTTTTTTAATTTTTACTCTTCTACCTTTAGGTTTCTTGGAATAGCAAGAAACCTAATCTTGCCGTTTGAAAAATTTTTATTTTCATATACTAAAATATTAAATTTACTTGATATTATCCTATTTTAGGTGTATAATTAAATTAAAAGATAAAGATTAAAGGAGTTGATCAGATGGAAAGTTTAGCATTTCAAGATAACATCATTGATTTTAATGCGATTAAGGAAAATAAAAATATTAACATCCTTCCTGCTGTTTATCCAATTCAAAGTGATGTAGTTCAGGAACATTCTGCCGAACCCATTAAGTCAGTGAAAGATATTAAACGTATTATACACTATTTTCTTAATCAAAAGCAATATCGTAATCTCATGTTGTTTGTAGTTGGTATTTGTACTGGTTTAAGGTGTTCAGATCTAAGGATGTTAAAGTTTTCTGATTTTATTAATTCTGATTTGACATATAAAGATGAATTAATTATTTTTGAGATCAAAACCAGAAATACCAGAAAACAAGCTAAGAACAGACATATCTATATTAACGATATGATTAAATGGGCTATTTCGCTTTATTTGAAGCATAGTTATCATATTCATCTTGACAACTACCTTTTTCGTAGTGAATCCAATAATGGGTATGATAAGAATCAGCCTATGACCAGAAGGGCAATTGAGAATGTATTGAAAAGTGTTACTAAAAAATTACACATTGATGTAAGGGCTGGAACACATCTATTGAGAAAAACTTTTTCTTATCAGACTATTGCACAGAGTAAAGATAAAACCAGATCATTGCAAATTCTTCAAATGTTGTTAGGACATAGTTCTGAAAGTTGTACTTTGAGGTATGCTGGAATTACAGAAGATGAACTTAATGAACAATACAAAGATTTGTCTTTTGGACTGAATGATATTATAAAGGTCAAGGGCTGGTAAGGTTTAAAAAACAAAACCTTACCTTGAGTCCGCTATCGCGTTCTCACATTGTATACTAAAATATTAAATTAAATTGATTTTAGTAATTGTAAGTGGTAAGATTGAAATAGGAGGTGAAAAAATAATTTTAAACAGAAAGTTTGATTTTAATTATAATAGAGAAAATTAAAATAACAGTTAAAGATAAGAAGGAAAATAAGGGGTGTGAAACGTGAAAATCCGCATGAATACTAGTTAAAATAGCACTTTTTGGATTCCACGAAATGGCGACCTATTTATGGGCCAAAAACACTAAAAAATGTGATGTAGCCTGAATTTATTGCAAATTTTCCATTTTCCACGAAATGGCGGTTAGAGAGGGTATTGTGTAATTAAATGAAAAAATTAATTCCAAAAATGATTAATGGTAAAAAATATAATATAGTTGAAGGTACTGGTGAGGTTGTAGATTTTAATGAACCGTTTTATGCAGAGTCAGAAATAGAACGGCAACAAAAAATAGATGCCGTTAAAAAAAAGCAA
This window of the Ruminococcaceae bacterium BL-6 genome carries:
- a CDS encoding Phage_integrase domain-containing protein yields the protein MESLAFQDNIIDFNAIKENKNINILPAVYPIQSDVVQEHSAEPIKSVKDIKRIIHYFLNQKQYRNLMLFVVGICTGLRCSDLRMLKFSDFINSDLTYKDELIIFEIKTRNTRKQAKNRHIYINDMIKWAISLYLKHSYHIHLDNYLFRSESNNGYDKNQPMTRRAIENVLKSVTKKLHIDVRAGTHLLRKTFSYQTIAQSKDKTRSLQILQMLLGHSSESCTLRYAGITEDELNEQYKDLSFGLNDIIKVKGW